One window of Papaver somniferum cultivar HN1 chromosome 9, ASM357369v1, whole genome shotgun sequence genomic DNA carries:
- the LOC113311637 gene encoding F-box/kelch-repeat protein At3g06240-like: MISIVISPNIAKSKEDRAVIYDVGYDSLFEKSEFDEAAAVEMYPLKSFEKMLGSCNGLVLFSFYKELSSIHGVVHRDKWLRLCLWNPAEHKQLPESQNKILFQRNVMYGFCYDYRNDDYKLFKVVCYHKDTYETLVYVYRLRSNSWRSSQTIPYWFPSDTTSGVVVRNALHWIGTVDVGTRHSSEVIVSLNIRDEILESVLLPKQLSKKEFYTTKIMTVGVLEGCLCVVDLKFLSNEADVWVMQEYGVQESWVKQYSIASGLCINVSYLRLISSKKGKILLQTRSGFILYDLKNSSTRETK, from the coding sequence ATGATTTCAATCGTGATTAGTCCAAATATTGCCAAGAGTAAGGAGGACAGGGCCGTCATCTACGATGTTGGTTATGATTCATTGTTTGAGAAAAGTGAATTTGAtgaagctgctgctgttgaaatgTACCCATTAAAATCTTTCGAGAAAATGCTTGGTTCTTGTAACGGTTTGGTTCTTTTCTCGTTTTATAAGGAGTTATCGTCCATCCATGGCGTAGTACATAGGGATAAGTGGCTACGCCTTTGTCTTTGGAACCCAGCTGAACACAAACAATTACCCGAGTCTCAGAACAAAATTTTATTTCAAAGAAACGTCATGTATGGGTTTTGTTATGATTACAGGAATGACGATTACAAGTTGTTCAAAGTTGTATGCTATCACAAAGATACGTACGAAACTTTAGTGTATGTATACAGGTTACGTTCTAATTCATGGAGGAGCAGTCAAACGATTCCTTATTGGTTTCCTTCTGATACAACATCTGGGGTGGTTGTTCGAAATGCTCTCCATTGGATAGGCACAGTTGATGTCGGAACTCGTCATTCTTCCGAAGTTATAGTCTCTTTGAATATCAGAGATGAGATACTCGAGAGTGTTCTACTACCGAAACAACTTTCTAAGAAGGAATTTTATACCACAAAAATCATGACAGTGGGAGTGCTGGAAGGTTGTCTTTGTGTAGTTGACTTAAAATTTTTAAGCAATGAAGCTGATGTATGGGTGATGCAAGAATATGGAGTCCAGGAATCGTGGGTTAAACAGTATTCTATCGCCTCAGGGTTGTGTATCAACGTTTCTTATTTGAGGTTGATTTCTTCAAAAAAGGGTAAAATTCTATTGCAAACTAGGAGTGGTTTCATTTTGTATGACCTGAAGAACTCAAGTACCAGAGAAACAAAGTAA
- the LOC113313921 gene encoding exonuclease V, chloroplastic-like isoform X2 gives MVSRISIFRPSFIYPFSTSLFGKNLGLSNQSQKRLLLGCSSGSQYGKKFSVSDLRAWEWCEKQFEYDRQFAKYKRPTKAMKRGTARHKKLEEEVSKKVVVRKLSAEDAWAAKFMNFLICVNQLSLEGLTRELPLVSLVNGKWFVGVIDELRMPIVGTVQNPSLVDTKTRNQATLPSEPQKRNSRLQLMCYKYLWDTTISTNFPIDEFFNSLGLDPQYNLPKEIQDRATNLGFHAKTLGDLVMFFQSTCNMNIK, from the exons ATGGTCTCTCGTATTTCTATTTTTAGACCATCTTTTATATATCCATTTTCAACATCTCTGTTTGGTAAAAACCTTGGATTATCTAATCAATCTCAAAAGAGATTGCTGCTGGGTTGTTCTTCAGGAAGTCAATATGGAAAGAAGTTCTCAGTCAGTGATTTAAGAGCTTGG GAGTGGTGTGAAAAGCAATTTGAATATGATCGCCAGTTTGCAAAATACAAAAGGCCCACTAAAGCTATGAAAAGGGGCACAGCTCGTCATAAAAAACTAGAAGAAGAG GTATCTAAAAAAGTCGTGGTTCGTAAATTATCAGCTGAAGATGCTTGGGCTGCCAAATTCATGAATTTCCTCATATGTGTAAACCAACTATCATTGGAAGGGTTGACTCGTGAATTACCATT AGTTTCCCTTGTGAATGGTAAATGGTTTGTTGGAGTAATTGATGAACTCCGTATGCCTATAGTGGGAACggttcaaaacccttctctagtaGACACCAAAACTCGTAATCAAGCTACACTTCCTTCTGAACCACAAAAAAGAAATTCAAG GCTACAACTAATGTGTTACAAATACTTATGGGATACTACAATTAGTACTAACTTTCCTATAGATGAGTTCTTTAACTCCCTCGGCTTGGATCCTCAATATAATTTACCTAAAGAAATTCAGGATCGTGCTACCAACCTGGGTTTTCATGCCAAG ACCCTTGGAGATCTAGTGATGTTCTTTCAAAGTACATGTA ATATGAATATCAAGTAG
- the LOC113313921 gene encoding exonuclease V, chloroplastic-like isoform X1, whose amino-acid sequence MVSRISIFRPSFIYPFSTSLFGKNLGLSNQSQKRLLLGCSSGSQYGKKFSVSDLRAWEWCEKQFEYDRQFAKYKRPTKAMKRGTARHKKLEEEVSKKVVVRKLSAEDAWAAKFMNFLICVNQLSLEGLTRELPLVSLVNGKWFVGVIDELRMPIVGTVQNPSLVDTKTRNQATLPSEPQKRNSRLQLMCYKYLWDTTISTNFPIDEFFNSLGLDPQYNLPKEIQDRATNLGFHAKTLGDLVMFFQSTCSTLSPSQDELLLRYEYQVDNSLLGEETFAYDSDSFQSLMKNFLEFVGGQRDASYVSKDENWKCRICSYASVCPSCTKTHNIRKQ is encoded by the exons ATGGTCTCTCGTATTTCTATTTTTAGACCATCTTTTATATATCCATTTTCAACATCTCTGTTTGGTAAAAACCTTGGATTATCTAATCAATCTCAAAAGAGATTGCTGCTGGGTTGTTCTTCAGGAAGTCAATATGGAAAGAAGTTCTCAGTCAGTGATTTAAGAGCTTGG GAGTGGTGTGAAAAGCAATTTGAATATGATCGCCAGTTTGCAAAATACAAAAGGCCCACTAAAGCTATGAAAAGGGGCACAGCTCGTCATAAAAAACTAGAAGAAGAG GTATCTAAAAAAGTCGTGGTTCGTAAATTATCAGCTGAAGATGCTTGGGCTGCCAAATTCATGAATTTCCTCATATGTGTAAACCAACTATCATTGGAAGGGTTGACTCGTGAATTACCATT AGTTTCCCTTGTGAATGGTAAATGGTTTGTTGGAGTAATTGATGAACTCCGTATGCCTATAGTGGGAACggttcaaaacccttctctagtaGACACCAAAACTCGTAATCAAGCTACACTTCCTTCTGAACCACAAAAAAGAAATTCAAG GCTACAACTAATGTGTTACAAATACTTATGGGATACTACAATTAGTACTAACTTTCCTATAGATGAGTTCTTTAACTCCCTCGGCTTGGATCCTCAATATAATTTACCTAAAGAAATTCAGGATCGTGCTACCAACCTGGGTTTTCATGCCAAG ACCCTTGGAGATCTAGTGATGTTCTTTCAAAGTACATGTAGTACGTTGTCTCCTTCTCAGGATGAGCTCCTGTTGAG ATATGAATATCAAGTAGATAACTCCTTGTTGGGTGAAGAGACTTTCGCCTACGATTCTGATTCATTCCAGAGTCTGATGAAGAACTTTCTTGAGTTTGTTGGAGGACAACGTGATGCCAGTTATGTTTCAAAGGATGAAAATTGGAAATGTAGGATATGTTCTTATGCTTCGGTTTGTCCTTCATGTACCAAAACCCACAACATCAGAAAACAGTAG